The window CCTTGCGGGTATGTTTGTATTTTCGTGTTGTGAAAAATGGCTGGTTTGACGTGTCGTACTGCCACCTGAAACAAACAAACAAATAAACAAACAAATAGAAGCTTTCACATAAGCTCAGAATCGCGTAAGGCGGTATTCGGTTGGCGTTCTATTGTTTGATGTATGTTTGAGTTGTGCAGGTTTGTTTACATGCTAGGGACATTGGCCAGTTGAGCATTGTCATCTTTACCATTCGATGACTGCTGCTTGAAGTTTCAGGTGGTCTGTGGTTGCCTGACCTGAACGTAGGTAACAATTTCGTTGTCAAGCTCTTTGTAATTGTCTGTTTACTAGCAAACAGAGGTACCCAGCAAGCTTGACAATAGAACGTTACAAGAAGTTACAAGTGTTTTAGGAGGTAGAAGTATTTAACAAGCCATTGAATTGAAAGTATAGCAGATTGTTTCCTAACGGTTCCTACCACCAAATCAAATCCAAGTCGTTCACTcctttcaaacttttaCTCGGTCATCATCGACTGAATATCCATTCATTTTAACTTATTTCAAAAACCTACTAAAGATCTTTCCAATGATCAGTTCATTCCTTACTTGGCTGTGCCTACTTCTCCTCAGCCCTTTGACATATGCTTTTGACATACAATCCAAGCAAAATGTGGCACTTTACTGGGGTCAAAACTCTGCTGGTTCTCAGCAGTCATTGGGTGAATATTGTCAGTCCACTGATGCAGATATCTATCTGTTGTCCTTCCTTTATCAGTTCCCAACTATCGGTTTAAACTTTGCAAGTGCTTGTACTACTTCATTTGGAGATGGCACACTGCACTGTTCCGAGATCGCTCAGGATATCAAAACTTGTCAGTCCCTTGGTAAGAAAGTTTTCCTTTCTTTAGGTGGTGCTTCTGGTGCATATGGGTTTAGTGATGACAACAGCGCTAAGCAATTTGCTCAAACACTTTGGGACACATTTGGTGAAGGTTCTGGGACTGCTGAACGTCCATTTGACTCTGCAATTATTGATGGATTTGACCTTGATATTGAGAACAATCAACCTACTGGTTACGCTGCCTTAGTTACTGAGCTAAGAACTCTTTTCGCCAAAGGTACCAAGAAATACTACATCTCCGCAGCTCCTCAATGCGTCTATCCAGACGCATCCGTCGGTGATGTACTAGCCAACGCCGACGTTGATTTTGCGTTCATCCAGTTCTACAACAACTACTGTAACGTTGACAAGAGTTTTAACTGGGATACCTGGCTAAATTTTGCGCAAAGCGTATCTCCAaacaaagatatcaagtTATACTTAGGTTTACCAGGTTCTGCTACCGCTGCTAGTTCAGGTTATATTTCAGATTTGTCTTTATTGAAGGAGacaattgcaaaaatttcaactacTGCCAACTTTGGGGGTGTTGCTATGTGGGATGCTTCCCAGGCGTTTGCCAACAAGATTGACGGTCAATCTTATGTTTCTcacatcaagaacatttTGAGTTCAGGAAGCAGTGATTTGACAGGTACTTCTGCGTCTAGcagttcttcaaccttCACTTCTTCGgcatcatcttccacaAGCTCTATCGCAGTTCCAGCCACGACTTCCAGCTCTGAGGCCAAGACTTCCACACTTGAACCTTCTTTCCCTACCACGACCGTCGCTACAAACACTGAAGCTAAGACTACAACTCTTGCGCCTCAAGACactcttcaaacttctgTCACGACGTCTGCCAGTGATTCTTCGACAACTTCTACTACGAGTACAGTAAAGATCACACAGACCCTGACTTCCGCAAACATCAAACAAGTTTCGACCAGTTCAAACGAGACCCCTGTTGTTACAACGGAGACTTCTAGCTCGGCTACTAGAACTACATTGGCCCCAACAACCACTCCTGTCACAACAACTACTCCCGTCATAACAACTACTCCAGCTTCAACAACCACTCCTGCTACAACTGCTACAACTGCTACAACTGCTACTCCTGCTGTAACTACAAGTGCTACAACTACTCAGGCCACTACAAGTGCTTCTACAGCGCATGAACAGGCAGTAAGCTTGAATGCACTTTACTCATCCGGAAAATACAACGGCAAGGAAACTTGTAGCAATGGTGATATTGCATGCTCTTCCACCGGCGAATTTGCCATCTGTAACTATGGTACTTGGGTGACAATGGCCTGCGCTCAAGGTACAACATGTTTTGCATATGATTCTGGTGAGTCTGTGTCCAGTGGTTGTAACTTCTCAAATCTAAAGGATAATTTCACCAAGTAATATGCCGTTGGGCAATGACTTTTCAAGCTTGTTTTGTTTTTTGGGTTCTATAATAGATTGTACTTGTCTACATTTTACGATATAAATCAGCATCGGTTTTCATTACGTTACTTCAATGCGTCAGGTAGTGGGCATAAACACGAGACCTTACTTCTGATGtctcttcgtcttcttcaaacattGGCTTCCAATTCACCATCTCAATAACCTCTGGTTTTAAGCCAAATTCCTTAGCAGTCtcaaaaaattgtaaatCGTCGTTCAACAACCAAGGTCTATGAGGCGAGAACACTACCAAAGCCTTGCCATCATCTGCCAAAAGATCCTTCGTGGTTTGCAAGAGTTTTGTATGCTCTGTATGATTGAAAACCAAATCGCTCAAGATTATCAAATCAAACTTCGCGCCAGGACCACCAATGTGTTTTTGCAGAGGTGAGTAGTCATTCCCCCAAATATaaccttcaacaacaatatCTCTCTGAGAAATTTCAGACACTGATTTACCCTCGAAGAGTACATGGTCGACATTATGTTGTATATTCTGCAACAGATCAGCATCTGGGTAGTCAGTAGACACAACCTTCTCCGCACcaatcattgatgaaaCCAGAGATGGGAGCCCAGCAGCTGCTCCAAGTTCCAAGACTTTCTTACCCTTAACCAACTGAGTATTACGGTCCAGGTGCTTTGCTGTGTAAATTCCTGCGTTCCACAGCAGGTGGCCCCAAAGTGGTGAGCTACCAACTAAACGTAGTTGGATCTTACCGATTTGAGACTTAGATTCGGGCGATACGCTTGATCTCTCGTACTCTGCGAAATGCGCAGCGGGTGGCGGAGGGCGGAAATCCTcaggttcttcaaaaaggccaaatccttcatcaattgactcCGTATCAGACATCGCTGGATTGGCTtggtttttctttgagtGCTGATCGAGCTTGTTATGTTGGGCATCGcctgaatttttcatcatttttcaattcgcTTCAAGTTTTAACCCCGAACTTTCGAACAGTACGGCTGTGCCAAAAGACCCCAAATACTAAAAGATATAAAAGGAGGACTGGGCCACATGTACTAATTGAATCCTATTCATGGATCATGCAAAGTACCTAAAACTTCAAGATGGCAGCTGACAATAGTACTGACAGGATCAAGTTTCATAAGGATGGGCCTTTTTTCGTGATAAAACTGGACGATCCGGGATCTTTAAATGCGCTTGGGGGTCCCGAATACCTTTATCTGGCCGAACTGCTTGAGAAGGCTGATCAAGATCCCGAGATTTATTTCACTGTATTGCAAAGCAGTGGCAGATTCTTTTCCAGCGGCGCAGATTTCCAATCGATTTTGAAGGCGCAGAAGAAGGACTCGAGTGAACCGGAGCTTAACAAATGGTTGAGTTATTTTGTCTCACGTAATGTCTATGTGACTGATATGTTCTCTAGACATAGCAAAGCTCTCATATGTTGCATGAATGGACCTGCTATTGGTATGAGTGCTGCGCTATGCGCGCTATGTGATATCGTATATGCCATGAACGACAAAGTATACCTTCTGTATCCCTTTTCGAGCATTGGACTAGTGACTGAAGGCGGGACCTCTGTCACTTTACCTATGAAGTTGGGGAGCAGTGTATCCTTTGAGAGTTTGATGTTCAGTAAGCCAATAAAATACGACAAACTGGAGGGTACCATCATTACTAAAAATTATGAGATGAGCAATACCGAAGAATTCAACGAGGCCGTTATGAAAgacttgaaattgaaagtcAAAGACTTGCATTGGCCCAGTGTGCTTGGtatcaagaaactggtGAAGGAAAACTATGTTAGAGACCTCGAACGGGCTAACTCCGTAGAAGTCAACGATGCGATAAAATACTGGGTCAAGGGAATCCCACAACGAAGCTTCAAACAGTTGAGCCAAAAACAAAGGAGGCATAAGCTTTGAGTGCATCTTTATAACTTAATTATTGTGTTATTTCTGGCTCCTTTGCTTCTGATTCTTTAAGTTCTGCCTCATCATGTTGAGCAGTTAATTTCCTTGCAAAACTGGCACCTCCCATAATGAAGAACACTAAAATCAGAATCGCCAAAAGACCACTTCTAGTGGTTTGCCATCTCAAACTCTCAATCTCTGATCTTGCATTACCAAGCATTTTCGTAGCGATTTTATTGGTGCAGTCACTTAACTCCAAttttatctttctttgaagtaaGGTGTTCTCAGTCTTTTGATTATTAAAGTCCACTTTAGAATCCTTTTGTAAAAGGTTTATTATCAATTCGTTGATTTCGTCTTGTAAGGAGTCCAAGTCACGAATTAATTTCATTAATTGTAAATGCTGATCGTTCAATTGACTGTCTCTTGATGTTTGGATAGCATATTTCAACTCGGTCTCTGCAGCATGGAAAAGATGTGATTGATTCTCAAGTTCCATATTTTGCAAGAACACATTGTTGTAacttgagaagaaatttttaTTCAAAGTTTCCAATAGCAGGTCTATTACCAGCTCGGTTTGTGCAGGCGTGAATCCGCGGTCAACCAACATGTTGTAACATTTAAGCGTGTCGATTTGGTTCTCAGCTCGAGTAGGTTTCATTCCATTGCCCTCGGAGATCAGTTGTTCAGGCAGTTTACCCATAAATCCCCCCCGCGGAGCTGTTGATCCGCTACCACTAGTCATTTTGGCTGGCTCATTGCTTAGCAGTCGAGATTTAGGTGACACTGTGCTATATCTTACTCTTAACGGTCCACGTAATGGCCATGATCTTCGAAATATACAGCGTAACATCCTTTGTGTCAAAATATAGCAGTTATTGAGTAACACTGACAGTTAAGGTGCGCGCATTGCACTTTTATTT of the Torulaspora delbrueckii CBS 1146 chromosome 7, complete genome genome contains:
- the ECI1 gene encoding dodecenoyl-CoA isomerase (similar to Saccharomyces cerevisiae ECI1 (YLR284C) and DCI1 (YOR180C); ancestral locus Anc_6.78) — encoded protein: MAADNSTDRIKFHKDGPFFVIKLDDPGSLNALGGPEYLYLAELLEKADQDPEIYFTVLQSSGRFFSSGADFQSILKAQKKDSSEPELNKWLSYFVSRNVYVTDMFSRHSKALICCMNGPAIGMSAALCALCDIVYAMNDKVYLLYPFSSIGLVTEGGTSVTLPMKLGSSVSFESLMFSKPIKYDKLEGTIITKNYEMSNTEEFNEAVMKDLKLKVKDLHWPSVLGIKKLVKENYVRDLERANSVEVNDAIKYWVKGIPQRSFKQLSQKQRRHKL
- the NNT1 gene encoding S-adenosylmethionine-dependent methyltransferase (similar to Saccharomyces cerevisiae NNT1 (YLR285W); ancestral locus Anc_6.79), producing MSDTESIDEGFGLFEEPEDFRPPPPAAHFAEYERSSVSPESKSQIGKIQLRLVGSSPLWGHLLWNAGIYTAKHLDRNTQLVKGKKVLELGAAAGLPSLVSSMIGAEKVVSTDYPDADLLQNIQHNVDHVLFEGKSVSEISQRDIVVEGYIWGNDYSPLQKHIGGPGAKFDLIILSDLVFNHTEHTKLLQTTKDLLADDGKALVVFSPHRPWLLNDDLQFFETAKEFGLKPEVIEMVNWKPMFEEDEETSEVRSRVYAHYLTH
- the CTS1 gene encoding chitinase (similar to Saccharomyces cerevisiae CTS1 (YLR286C); ancestral locus Anc_6.80), which translates into the protein MISSFLTWLCLLLLSPLTYAFDIQSKQNVALYWGQNSAGSQQSLGEYCQSTDADIYLLSFLYQFPTIGLNFASACTTSFGDGTLHCSEIAQDIKTCQSLGKKVFLSLGGASGAYGFSDDNSAKQFAQTLWDTFGEGSGTAERPFDSAIIDGFDLDIENNQPTGYAALVTELRTLFAKGTKKYYISAAPQCVYPDASVGDVLANADVDFAFIQFYNNYCNVDKSFNWDTWLNFAQSVSPNKDIKLYLGLPGSATAASSGYISDLSLLKETIAKISTTANFGGVAMWDASQAFANKIDGQSYVSHIKNILSSGSSDLTGTSASSSSSTFTSSASSSTSSIAVPATTSSSEAKTSTLEPSFPTTTVATNTEAKTTTLAPQDTLQTSVTTSASDSSTTSTTSTVKITQTLTSANIKQVSTSSNETPVVTTETSSSATRTTLAPTTTPVTTTTPVITTTPASTTTPATTATTATTATPAVTTSATTTQATTSASTAHEQAVSLNALYSSGKYNGKETCSNGDIACSSTGEFAICNYGTWVTMACAQGTTCFAYDSGESVSSGCNFSNLKDNFTK
- the PUT7 gene encoding Put7p (similar to Saccharomyces cerevisiae YLR283W; ancestral locus Anc_6.77), coding for MLRCIFRRSWPLRGPLRVRYSTVSPKSRLLSNEPAKMTSGSGSTAPRGGFMGKLPEQLISEGNGMKPTRAENQIDTLKCYNMLVDRGFTPAQTELVIDLLLETLNKNFFSSYNNVFLQNMELENQSHLFHAAETELKYAIQTSRDSQLNDQHLQLMKLIRDLDSLQDEINELIINLLQKDSKVDFNNQKTENTLLQRKIKLELSDCTNKIATKMLGNARSEIESLRWQTTRSGLLAILILVFFIMGGASFARKLTAQHDEAELKESEAKEPEITQ